The Pseudomonas orientalis genome contains a region encoding:
- a CDS encoding type VI secretion system Vgr family protein, with translation MLFNQASRLAQITSPLGPDVLLLNEMGGGEELGRLFNYELQLTSLDANIDLNQLLGKPMSVGLQLADGGERHFHGIVARCSQNIDKGQFASYQVTLRPWLWLLSRTSDCRIFQNLSIPQIIKQVFRDLGFSDFEDALSRPYREWEYCVQYRETSLDFVSRLMEQEGIYYFFRHEQDRHVLVLADAYGAHTTVPGYASIPYYPKDEQQRERDHMHNWHLAQEVQPGSLELNDYDFQRPSASIDVRSAMPRPHTAGDYPLYDYPGTYVQSADGEHYARTRIEALQTLHEQIEFAGNARGLGSGHLFSLTGFSRQDQNREYLIVGCRYDIVQESLETGSGSGSAQFESSLTCIPAQQSYRTLPATHRPVVKGPQTALVVGPKGEEIWTDQYGRVKVHFYWDRHDQSNENSSCWIRVSQSWAGKNWGSMQIPRIGQEVIVSFLEGDPDRPIITGRVYNAEQTVPYDLPENATQSGMKSRSSKGGTPANFNEIRMEDKKGVEQLYIHAERNQDIVVEVDESHSVGHDRNKSIGHNETVTIGNNRLRIVKQEDILSVGQRKTDSISQSYVIEVGENLRLVCGESILELNASGQINLTGVQISFYASGDAEFNTGGLLHLNNGGGAGATPDGQGVKASIDANIKAAFPTPKSS, from the coding sequence ATGCTATTCAACCAAGCCTCACGCCTGGCCCAGATCACCAGCCCCCTCGGGCCGGATGTGCTGTTGCTCAATGAAATGGGCGGCGGCGAAGAGTTGGGACGGCTGTTCAACTACGAGCTGCAACTGACGTCCCTGGACGCCAACATCGACCTCAACCAGTTGCTGGGCAAGCCGATGAGTGTGGGCCTGCAACTGGCCGACGGTGGCGAACGGCACTTCCACGGCATCGTCGCGCGCTGCAGCCAGAACATCGACAAAGGCCAGTTCGCCAGCTACCAGGTGACGCTGCGCCCATGGCTGTGGCTGCTCAGCCGCACCTCCGATTGCCGGATTTTCCAGAACCTGAGCATCCCGCAGATCATCAAGCAGGTGTTCCGCGACCTGGGCTTTTCCGACTTCGAAGACGCCCTGAGCCGGCCGTACCGCGAGTGGGAATACTGCGTGCAGTACCGCGAGACCAGCCTGGATTTCGTCAGCCGCTTGATGGAACAGGAAGGCATCTACTACTTCTTCCGTCACGAGCAGGACCGTCATGTGCTGGTACTGGCCGACGCCTATGGCGCCCACACCACGGTGCCCGGCTACGCCTCGATTCCGTATTACCCCAAGGACGAGCAGCAGCGCGAACGCGACCACATGCATAACTGGCACCTGGCGCAGGAGGTGCAGCCCGGCTCGCTGGAGCTCAACGACTATGACTTCCAGCGGCCCAGCGCGAGCATCGACGTGCGCTCGGCCATGCCGCGTCCCCACACCGCCGGCGACTACCCGCTGTATGACTATCCCGGCACCTACGTGCAGAGCGCCGACGGCGAACACTACGCGCGCACCCGCATCGAAGCCCTGCAAACCCTGCACGAACAGATCGAGTTCGCCGGCAATGCCCGCGGCCTGGGTTCGGGCCATTTGTTCAGCCTCACCGGCTTCAGCCGCCAGGACCAGAACCGCGAATACCTGATCGTCGGCTGCCGCTACGACATCGTGCAGGAAAGCCTGGAAACTGGCAGCGGTTCGGGCTCGGCGCAGTTCGAAAGCAGCCTGACCTGCATCCCCGCGCAACAGAGCTACCGCACCCTGCCCGCCACCCATCGGCCCGTGGTCAAAGGCCCGCAAACGGCGCTGGTGGTCGGCCCAAAAGGCGAGGAGATCTGGACCGACCAATACGGCCGCGTGAAGGTGCACTTCTACTGGGACCGTCACGATCAATCCAACGAAAACAGCTCATGCTGGATTCGCGTGTCGCAGTCCTGGGCCGGCAAGAACTGGGGCTCGATGCAGATTCCAAGGATCGGCCAGGAAGTGATCGTCAGCTTCCTCGAAGGCGACCCCGACCGACCGATCATCACCGGGCGGGTGTACAACGCCGAGCAGACCGTGCCTTACGACCTGCCGGAAAACGCCACCCAGAGCGGCATGAAAAGTCGATCCAGCAAAGGCGGCACGCCGGCCAACTTCAATGAAATCCGCATGGAGGACAAGAAGGGGGTGGAGCAGTTGTACATCCATGCCGAGCGTAACCAGGACATCGTGGTGGAGGTGGATGAGAGTCATTCGGTGGGGCATGACCGGAATAAGAGTATTGGCCACAACGAGACAGTAACCATCGGCAATAACCGTCTGCGCATCGTCAAGCAGGAAGACATCCTCTCGGTGGGCCAGCGCAAGACCGACAGCATCAGCCAGAGCTATGTCATTGAAGTGGGCGAAAACCTGCGCTTGGTCTGTGGCGAAAGCATTCTGGAGTTGAATGCCAGCGGGCAGATCAACCTCACCGGCGTGCAAATCAGCTTCTACGCCAGCGGTGATGCCGAGTTCAATACCGGCGGCCTGCTGCACCTGAACAATGGTGGCGGCGCGGGCGCCACCCCGGATGGCCAGGGCGTGAAAGCCAGCATCGACGCCAATATCAAAGCCGCGTTCCCCACGCCTAAAAGCTCCTGA
- a CDS encoding DcrB-related protein, with product MTYRINEFQFQLPAGELQDATINILKFPELGTSLIVSRSLLGEGETLHSNFNDQLQRLEKQVQDLRYQPGVDVRLGAAQEVAGIELRSQFNKGNDKVFQYQLALVIPGTRKMLALSYVKADTLGDAEAAHWSLIKNSLSFDAIS from the coding sequence ATGACGTATCGAATCAATGAATTCCAGTTTCAACTGCCTGCCGGCGAATTGCAGGATGCGACGATCAACATTCTCAAGTTCCCCGAACTGGGCACCTCCCTGATCGTCAGCCGCAGCTTGCTGGGAGAAGGTGAAACCCTGCACAGCAACTTCAATGACCAACTCCAGCGCCTGGAAAAACAGGTGCAGGATTTACGTTATCAACCGGGTGTCGATGTGCGTTTGGGCGCGGCTCAAGAAGTGGCAGGGATCGAATTGCGCAGCCAGTTCAACAAGGGCAATGACAAGGTGTTCCAGTATCAATTGGCACTGGTGATTCCAGGCACGCGCAAGATGCTTGCCCTCAGCTACGTGAAGGCGGACACGCTGGGTGACGCCGAGGCGGCGCATTGGTCCTTGATAAAAAATTCACTGTCGTTCGACGCTATTTCTTGA
- a CDS encoding RHS repeat-associated core domain-containing protein, producing the protein MSDALWAARMGDALSHTSMMADILGGVLEVAANIAITAVATAAVVAATGITVATGGLGCFLLGAVVGTIVGLAMSKTGADKGLTNLCDSFSNALFPPTVQANILTGSTNTLTNSIPAARAAGAISSHVAPAGTELEEPTPAPEASYLDMAESFFSQMWRPTVATPAPGAVPKPLDLVVCMKHPPMPPQFLAEGSDKVTINGQPAVRSGDRTTCDATVVSSGLISSNVTIGGGSVVVREIRSGKTPGVGLAVTALLMLKGGKGKFFSKLPCMLIGGATSMAVSSAMGAMANAAMGSSNPVHAATGAKVLGDVDELDFVLPGILPIDWQRFYNSRDERTGSLFGAGWSVPYEVCVEIRPHPDGGETLVYTDEQGRPIDMGSIPLGGAVFSAGEGLAVRRHLNGQLLIESDDGLYRLFELTTHPSRLRLTQLGDRNDNRIHIDYDEAGRLVRLRDTFDLVQVELIRDGEQVSRIERVYPDQRREALVGYGYDTAGNLAEVRDATGQVRRRFAYDSDRRMVEHQLPTGLRCFYEWALVEGLEWRVVRHWTDEGDAYQFDYDLNAGLTRITDGLQRVSTRHWNTQHQIIRYSDNLGQTWLFEWNEERQLLSATDPQGGRYEYSYDESGNLIGETDPLGRSDSTLWLEHWALPLVETDAADNSWQYRYDQRGNCIAETDPLGYVTRYRYDAHGQIVEIIDATGKSKKLRWNPFGQLVEHIDCSGYPTRFSYDERGYLQVITDALGERTQFSYDAQGRLLSTQLPDGRIEQYQRDISGQLLGYTDPAGHTTLYQHNRRGQVSQRTDAHGRQVKFGYDSYGRLQALINENGERYRFAWDAADRLAEQQDLDGSAKRYDYDLLDNITTVTAIAAPFGNGLAVVPEAPPAPIVHRLERDSVGRLVAKVTDDGRTEYSYDAVDQLTAVTFTDLQGNTQALGFAYDALGQLLVERSAAGTLKHHYDELGNLIQTQLPDGRWLNRLYYGSGHLHQINLDGQVISDFERDRLHREVLRTQGQLSTRSEYDRSGRLRSRQRRLASQPSLMPAAAQKQFEYDPADNLIGKLDQQPTAQHRQLLHYDATGRIIASQDSLHGQRETFAYDAAANLLDGPQAGAGLVVHNKLLTYQDKRYRYDAFGRMIEKRSAKRGVQRFTYDAESRLVEVRNDDGTVVRMTYDPLGRRIEKTEHGSDGYPLGETQFVWDGLRLLQEHKYSQTSLYVYDDDGYEPLARVDGLGPLQKIRYYHNDLNGLPEQLTEADGHSVWQATYRVWGNTLEEVREPYYIEEQNLRFQGQYLDRETGLHYNTLRFYDPEIGRFTTPDPISFLGGINLYQYAPNPITWVDPWGLFNWNYKNMPGIDGFQKHHIIPQSLADHPALKKAGFDIHKTSNIIYLPSEEGKHKYRTIHKGSHPGYNKAVRAQLNEISLAGKAGKWKKAQYAQAVREVVSSERSGLRNGRTRLNKNSTQAGRCGK; encoded by the coding sequence ATGTCTGACGCGTTATGGGCGGCCCGGATGGGCGATGCGCTTTCCCACACTTCGATGATGGCCGACATCCTCGGCGGTGTGCTGGAGGTGGCGGCGAATATCGCGATTACTGCTGTAGCAACTGCCGCAGTGGTCGCGGCCACCGGCATTACCGTCGCCACCGGTGGGCTGGGCTGCTTCCTGTTGGGCGCAGTGGTGGGCACGATTGTCGGTCTGGCCATGAGCAAGACGGGCGCAGACAAAGGCCTGACGAATTTATGCGACAGCTTCAGCAATGCGCTGTTTCCGCCCACGGTACAGGCCAACATTCTCACCGGTTCCACCAACACGCTCACCAACAGCATCCCAGCCGCCCGCGCCGCCGGCGCAATCAGCTCTCACGTTGCGCCAGCGGGTACCGAACTGGAAGAGCCGACGCCGGCGCCTGAGGCCAGCTACCTGGACATGGCTGAGAGCTTCTTCTCGCAGATGTGGCGTCCGACCGTCGCCACGCCTGCGCCAGGTGCCGTGCCCAAGCCGCTGGACCTGGTCGTGTGCATGAAACACCCGCCGATGCCGCCGCAGTTCCTGGCCGAAGGTTCGGACAAGGTCACGATCAACGGCCAACCGGCGGTTCGCAGCGGTGACCGCACCACCTGTGATGCGACCGTGGTTTCGTCCGGGTTGATCTCATCGAACGTGACCATTGGCGGTGGTTCGGTGGTGGTGCGCGAGATTCGCAGCGGCAAGACGCCGGGCGTGGGGCTGGCGGTGACGGCATTACTGATGCTCAAGGGTGGCAAGGGCAAGTTCTTCAGCAAGTTGCCCTGCATGCTGATCGGCGGTGCCACTTCGATGGCCGTCAGCAGTGCGATGGGAGCGATGGCGAATGCTGCCATGGGCTCGTCGAATCCGGTGCATGCGGCGACGGGTGCGAAGGTATTGGGCGATGTCGATGAGCTGGACTTCGTGCTGCCCGGCATCTTGCCGATTGACTGGCAACGTTTCTATAACAGCCGCGACGAACGCACCGGCAGTCTGTTTGGCGCGGGCTGGAGCGTGCCGTATGAGGTCTGCGTCGAAATCCGGCCTCATCCCGACGGCGGCGAGACGCTTGTATACACCGACGAGCAAGGGCGCCCTATCGACATGGGCTCGATTCCCTTGGGCGGCGCGGTGTTCAGCGCCGGTGAAGGGCTCGCTGTGCGGCGGCACCTCAATGGGCAGTTGCTGATTGAGAGCGATGATGGCCTGTACCGTCTTTTTGAACTTACGACGCACCCGTCACGACTGCGCCTGACTCAGTTGGGGGACCGCAACGACAACCGCATCCATATTGATTATGACGAGGCCGGACGCCTGGTACGGCTGCGCGATACCTTCGACCTGGTGCAGGTTGAGCTGATTCGCGACGGCGAACAGGTCAGTCGCATCGAACGGGTGTATCCCGATCAACGCCGTGAGGCGCTTGTTGGGTATGGCTACGACACCGCCGGCAATCTGGCCGAGGTGCGTGATGCCACCGGGCAGGTGCGGCGGCGCTTCGCCTACGACAGCGACCGGCGCATGGTGGAGCATCAGTTGCCGACCGGGTTGCGTTGTTTCTATGAGTGGGCTTTGGTTGAAGGCCTGGAGTGGCGCGTGGTGCGGCACTGGACGGATGAAGGCGACGCGTATCAATTCGACTATGACTTGAACGCCGGCCTTACCCGCATCACCGATGGATTGCAGCGCGTCAGCACCCGGCACTGGAATACGCAGCACCAGATCATTCGCTACAGCGACAATCTCGGCCAGACCTGGCTGTTCGAATGGAACGAGGAGCGCCAATTGCTCAGCGCCACCGACCCGCAGGGTGGGCGCTACGAGTACAGCTACGACGAGTCCGGCAACCTGATCGGCGAAACCGACCCACTGGGCCGCAGCGATTCGACCTTGTGGCTGGAGCATTGGGCACTGCCGCTGGTAGAGACCGACGCCGCCGACAACAGCTGGCAGTATCGCTACGATCAGCGCGGCAACTGCATCGCCGAAACAGATCCGCTGGGCTACGTCACCCGGTACCGCTATGACGCCCATGGCCAGATCGTGGAGATCATCGACGCGACCGGCAAAAGCAAGAAACTGCGCTGGAACCCGTTCGGGCAATTGGTCGAGCACATCGATTGTTCGGGTTACCCGACGCGTTTCAGCTACGACGAGCGCGGTTATCTGCAAGTCATCACCGATGCACTGGGTGAGCGCACGCAATTCAGCTACGACGCTCAGGGGCGCTTGCTAAGCACTCAATTGCCGGATGGCCGTATCGAGCAGTACCAGCGCGACATCAGTGGTCAACTGCTGGGGTATACCGACCCGGCCGGGCACACCACGCTCTACCAGCACAACCGCCGCGGCCAGGTCAGCCAGCGCACCGACGCCCATGGCCGGCAGGTGAAGTTCGGCTACGACAGCTACGGGCGCCTGCAAGCACTGATCAACGAGAACGGTGAGCGCTATCGGTTTGCCTGGGACGCCGCCGACCGCCTGGCCGAGCAGCAGGACCTGGACGGCAGCGCCAAGCGCTACGACTACGACCTGCTGGACAACATCACCACGGTAACCGCCATTGCGGCGCCTTTCGGCAATGGCCTGGCGGTAGTCCCCGAGGCACCACCCGCCCCCATTGTTCACCGGCTGGAGCGTGATTCTGTCGGCCGGCTGGTGGCGAAAGTCACCGACGATGGCCGCACCGAGTACAGCTACGATGCGGTGGACCAGCTCACGGCGGTCACTTTCACCGATCTGCAAGGCAATACCCAGGCCCTGGGCTTCGCCTACGACGCTCTTGGCCAGTTGCTTGTCGAACGGAGCGCGGCCGGTACCCTGAAACACCACTACGATGAACTCGGCAACCTCATCCAGACCCAACTGCCCGACGGCCGCTGGCTCAATCGCCTGTATTACGGCAGCGGCCACCTGCACCAGATTAACCTCGACGGCCAGGTGATCAGCGATTTCGAACGCGACCGCCTGCACCGCGAAGTCCTGCGCACCCAAGGCCAGCTCAGCACCCGCAGCGAATACGACCGCAGCGGCCGCCTGCGCTCCCGCCAACGCCGCCTTGCCAGCCAACCATCGTTGATGCCCGCAGCCGCGCAAAAGCAGTTCGAGTACGACCCCGCCGACAACCTGATCGGCAAACTCGACCAGCAACCCACCGCGCAACACCGCCAATTACTGCACTACGACGCCACCGGCCGCATCATCGCCAGCCAGGATAGCCTGCACGGCCAGCGCGAAACCTTTGCCTATGACGCCGCCGCCAACCTGCTCGACGGCCCGCAGGCGGGTGCCGGGTTGGTGGTGCATAACAAGCTGCTGACGTATCAGGACAAGCGTTATCGCTATGACGCGTTTGGACGGATGATTGAAAAGCGCAGCGCCAAGCGGGGCGTGCAGCGGTTTACCTACGATGCTGAAAGCCGTTTGGTTGAAGTGCGTAACGATGACGGCACCGTCGTGCGAATGACCTACGACCCGCTGGGCCGACGCATCGAAAAAACCGAGCATGGCAGTGACGGGTATCCGCTGGGAGAAACGCAGTTTGTGTGGGATGGACTGCGGTTATTGCAGGAGCATAAATACAGCCAGACCAGCCTCTATGTTTACGATGATGACGGCTACGAACCGCTGGCCCGCGTCGACGGCCTTGGCCCGCTACAGAAGATTCGCTACTACCACAACGACCTGAACGGGTTGCCGGAACAACTGACCGAGGCCGATGGGCACAGCGTCTGGCAGGCGACTTATCGGGTGTGGGGCAACACGCTGGAAGAGGTGCGGGAGCCTTATTACATCGAGGAGCAGAACCTGCGGTTCCAGGGGCAGTACCTGGATCGGGAGACGGGGCTACACTACAACACTCTCAGGTTCTACGACCCCGAAATAGGGAGATTCACGACTCCAGATCCGATCAGTTTTCTGGGCGGCATAAACCTGTACCAATATGCGCCAAATCCAATTACATGGGTTGATCCATGGGGCCTGTTTAACTGGAACTATAAAAATATGCCTGGAATCGATGGATTCCAGAAACACCATATTATTCCTCAATCGCTGGCTGATCACCCTGCTCTGAAGAAGGCTGGATTCGACATACACAAAACTTCCAACATCATTTACTTGCCTAGTGAAGAGGGCAAGCACAAATATCGCACTATTCACAAAGGCTCACATCCGGGTTACAACAAAGCTGTTCGGGCACAACTCAATGAAATATCCCTCGCGGGCAAGGCTGGAAAATGGAAAAAAGCCCAGTACGCGCAGGCAGTGAGGGAGGTTGTCAGCTCTGAAAGGTCGGGATTACGCAATGGGCGTACTCGGTTGAATAAAAACTCAACTCAAGCAGGTCGCTGCGGGAAATAA
- a CDS encoding imm11 family protein, which translates to MYLLEISENYSEIYWFKYDQKKSPDHLLFISGEEQSSIATTPTFRNKNKISASRLMSFDLLQSDTLEFVSEAMANVLRKFPTDVQLFPANVYLKEEKLEGYYVFNVIQILPCIDLNNSQYGPMFSFMPDGPLRFTTLQSLPPASLGNHHIVRAKESSQRIFVSPQFKQQCEASQLKGLRFVDCSKGIQV; encoded by the coding sequence ATGTACCTATTAGAAATCAGTGAAAATTATTCAGAAATTTACTGGTTCAAATACGACCAGAAAAAATCTCCCGACCATCTATTGTTTATTAGTGGAGAAGAGCAATCATCAATTGCTACCACTCCAACCTTTAGAAATAAAAATAAGATCAGCGCATCTCGCTTAATGTCCTTCGATCTTCTTCAAAGTGACACGCTTGAATTTGTAAGCGAGGCAATGGCCAACGTACTGCGCAAATTCCCGACAGACGTTCAGCTTTTTCCTGCCAACGTTTATCTAAAAGAAGAAAAGCTGGAAGGTTACTATGTATTCAATGTGATCCAGATACTTCCTTGTATTGATTTGAATAACTCTCAATATGGTCCCATGTTCAGCTTTATGCCGGATGGTCCTCTGAGATTCACCACTCTTCAAAGTCTGCCACCTGCTAGCTTAGGCAATCACCATATCGTGAGAGCTAAGGAAAGTTCACAACGCATCTTTGTTTCCCCGCAGTTCAAGCAGCAATGCGAAGCATCCCAGCTTAAAGGTCTTCGATTCGTAGACTGTTCCAAAGGTATCCAAGTCTGA
- a CDS encoding HU family DNA-binding protein: MRKPELAAAIAEKADLTKEQANRVLNAVLEEITGALHRKDSVTLVGFGTFLQRHRGARTGKNPQTGEPVKIKASNTVAFKPGKSLKDSVNP; the protein is encoded by the coding sequence ATGCGTAAACCAGAACTCGCCGCCGCCATCGCTGAAAAGGCCGATCTCACCAAGGAACAGGCCAACCGCGTCCTCAACGCCGTTCTCGAAGAAATCACCGGCGCCCTGCACCGCAAGGACAGCGTCACCCTGGTCGGCTTCGGCACTTTCCTGCAACGCCACCGCGGCGCCCGCACCGGCAAGAACCCGCAAACCGGTGAGCCGGTGAAGATCAAAGCCAGCAATACCGTTGCGTTCAAGCCGGGCAAGTCGCTTAAAGACAGCGTCAACCCATAA
- a CDS encoding NAD(P)/FAD-dependent oxidoreductase: MNSPVVIIGTGLAGYNVAREFRKLDSDTPLLLITADDGRSYSKPMLSTGFGKNKEADGLSMAEPGAMAEQLKAEVRTHTRISGIDPGHKRLWIGEESVTYRDLILAWGAETVRVPVEGDAAELIFPINDLEDYARFRAAAAGKRRVLLLGAGLIGCEFANDLILGGYEVDLVAPCEQVMPTLLHPAAAAAVQTGLEGIGARFHLGPVLNRLQRKGDGLEAHLSDGEVIQCDLVVSAIGLRPRIDLAAAAGLQINRGIMVDRHLKTSHANIYALGDCAEVDGLNLLYVMPLMTCARALAQTLAGNATAVSYGPMPITVKTPVCPLVVSPPPRGSEGVWSVEGEGADIKALCRDASGRLLGYALTGSAVMEKLALNKELPPLLA; the protein is encoded by the coding sequence ATGAACTCACCTGTCGTGATCATCGGCACAGGATTGGCCGGTTACAACGTAGCCCGGGAGTTTCGCAAGCTCGACAGCGATACCCCCTTGCTGCTGATCACCGCGGATGACGGGCGCTCCTACTCCAAGCCCATGCTCTCCACCGGTTTTGGCAAGAACAAGGAAGCCGATGGCCTGAGCATGGCCGAACCTGGCGCCATGGCCGAGCAACTCAAGGCCGAGGTGCGCACCCACACCCGTATCAGCGGCATCGACCCGGGCCATAAGCGCTTATGGATCGGCGAAGAGTCGGTGACCTACCGCGACCTGATCCTGGCTTGGGGCGCCGAAACCGTGCGTGTTCCGGTCGAGGGTGACGCCGCCGAGCTGATTTTCCCGATCAACGATCTTGAAGACTACGCGCGCTTTCGCGCCGCCGCCGCCGGCAAACGCCGCGTGCTGCTGCTCGGCGCCGGCCTGATCGGCTGCGAATTTGCCAACGACCTGATCCTGGGCGGCTATGAAGTCGATCTGGTCGCGCCGTGCGAGCAGGTCATGCCGACCCTGCTGCACCCGGCGGCTGCGGCTGCGGTGCAGACCGGACTGGAAGGCATTGGCGCGCGTTTCCACCTGGGGCCGGTACTCAATCGTCTGCAACGCAAAGGCGATGGTCTCGAAGCCCATCTGTCGGACGGCGAAGTGATCCAGTGCGACCTAGTGGTCTCCGCCATCGGCCTGCGCCCACGCATCGACCTGGCGGCGGCGGCCGGCCTGCAGATCAACCGCGGCATCATGGTGGACCGCCACCTCAAGACCTCCCACGCCAATATCTACGCCCTGGGCGACTGCGCCGAGGTCGATGGCTTGAACCTGCTGTACGTCATGCCCCTGATGACCTGCGCCCGCGCCTTGGCCCAGACCCTGGCCGGCAACGCTACGGCCGTGAGCTACGGGCCGATGCCGATCACCGTGAAAACCCCGGTCTGCCCGCTGGTGGTCTCGCCGCCGCCACGGGGTAGCGAAGGCGTATGGAGTGTCGAAGGCGAGGGCGCCGACATCAAGGCCCTGTGCCGCGACGCCAGCGGTCGCCTGCTGGGCTATGCGCTGACCGGCAGCGCCGTGATGGAAAAACTGGCGTTGAATAAGGAACTTCCGCCACTGCTGGCGTAA
- a CDS encoding rubredoxin — protein MKKWQCIVCGLIYDEKDGWPDDGIAPGTLWQDVPEDWLCPDCGVGKMDFEMIEIG, from the coding sequence ATGAAAAAGTGGCAATGTATCGTCTGTGGCCTGATCTATGACGAAAAAGATGGCTGGCCGGATGACGGAATCGCTCCGGGCACCCTGTGGCAGGACGTCCCGGAAGACTGGCTGTGCCCGGACTGCGGCGTAGGCAAAATGGATTTCGAAATGATCGAAATCGGCTAA
- a CDS encoding chorismate--pyruvate lyase family protein: MPHSIAPSDACRWLPQSLLSPMPAPLTLDWLFDEGSLTRRLTGLSAGNFSVTPLLEGWQPLRDDECAALALPPATVGWVREVYLRGHGQPWVFARSVASRGALQGDGLHMDELGSRSLGELLFCDRAFTRQPIEVCHYPAHWLPAADQADGLWARRSRFDRGALSVLVAEVFLPSVWQVLHDHSENR; the protein is encoded by the coding sequence GTGCCGCACTCAATCGCCCCTTCCGATGCTTGCCGATGGCTGCCCCAGAGCCTTCTGAGCCCGATGCCTGCGCCCTTGACCCTCGATTGGCTGTTCGATGAAGGCTCGCTGACGCGGCGGCTGACTGGGCTGTCCGCCGGCAATTTCAGCGTGACGCCGCTGCTCGAAGGCTGGCAACCGTTGCGCGACGATGAATGCGCGGCGCTGGCCCTGCCGCCTGCCACTGTCGGCTGGGTACGCGAGGTGTATTTGCGCGGGCATGGCCAACCCTGGGTGTTTGCCCGCAGTGTCGCGTCACGCGGGGCATTGCAGGGCGACGGCTTGCATATGGATGAGCTGGGCAGCCGGTCGCTGGGCGAGTTGTTGTTCTGCGACCGCGCCTTTACCCGTCAGCCGATCGAGGTGTGCCATTACCCGGCACATTGGCTACCCGCTGCGGATCAGGCCGACGGGCTGTGGGCGCGCCGCTCGCGCTTCGATCGCGGGGCGCTGAGCGTGCTGGTGGCGGAAGTCTTCCTGCCGAGTGTGTGGCAGGTGCTGCATGACCATTCGGAGAACCGCTGA
- the ubiA gene encoding 4-hydroxybenzoate octaprenyltransferase, producing MYQRVLKSLNRLNPRAWDFIQLTRMDKPIGIYLLLWPTLWALWIAGKGSPSLLNIVIFVLGVVLTRAGGCVINDWADRKVDGHVKRTEQRPLVSGKISSKEALVFFALLMGISFLLVLLTNASTILLSLGGLALAASYPFMKRYTYYPQVVLGAAFSWGMPMAFTAETGHLPAEAWLLYIANLLWTVGYDTYYAMTDRDDDLKIGVKSTAILFGDADRVIILTLQGLALVCLLLAGARFELGGWFHLGLLAAAGCFAWEFWYTRDRDRMKCFKAFLHNHWAGLAIFVGIVVDYAVR from the coding sequence ATGTACCAACGTGTGCTCAAATCCCTGAATCGCCTGAACCCCAGGGCCTGGGATTTCATTCAACTGACGCGCATGGACAAGCCCATCGGTATCTACCTGCTGCTGTGGCCGACGCTATGGGCGCTGTGGATCGCCGGCAAGGGCTCGCCGTCGCTGCTCAATATCGTGATTTTCGTGCTGGGAGTGGTACTGACCCGTGCCGGTGGCTGCGTGATCAACGACTGGGCCGACCGCAAGGTCGACGGGCATGTGAAGCGCACCGAGCAACGTCCGCTGGTCAGCGGCAAGATCAGTTCGAAAGAGGCGCTGGTGTTTTTTGCGCTGCTGATGGGCATCAGTTTCCTGCTGGTGCTGCTGACCAACGCCAGCACTATCCTGCTGTCCCTTGGCGGGCTGGCACTGGCGGCAAGCTATCCCTTCATGAAGCGCTACACCTATTACCCGCAGGTGGTGCTGGGCGCGGCGTTCTCCTGGGGCATGCCGATGGCGTTCACGGCCGAAACCGGGCATCTGCCGGCCGAGGCGTGGCTGCTGTACATCGCCAACCTGTTGTGGACGGTGGGTTACGACACCTATTACGCGATGACCGACCGCGACGACGACTTGAAGATCGGCGTGAAATCCACCGCGATCCTGTTCGGTGATGCTGACCGTGTGATCATTCTCACCCTGCAGGGCCTGGCGCTGGTGTGCCTGTTGCTCGCCGGGGCTCGGTTCGAGCTGGGCGGCTGGTTTCACTTGGGGCTGCTGGCGGCGGCAGGCTGTTTTGCCTGGGAGTTCTGGTACACCCGGGACCGGGACCGCATGAAGTGCTTCAAGGCGTTTTTGCACAACCACTGGGCCGGTTTGGCGATTTTTGTGGGGATTGTGGTGGATTACGCGGTTCGCTGA
- a CDS encoding COG4315 family predicted lipoprotein produces MTYSTISWKALLVTAALTLPGLAFAAEPAMTKDGMLVDHKGLTLYTFDKDADGKSACKDQCATNWPPLKAESTDTKAGDWTVITRDDQTSQWAYKGKPVYTYKDDKKAGDKTGDGKGGAWHIIKP; encoded by the coding sequence ATGACTTACAGCACGATTTCCTGGAAAGCCCTGCTGGTAACGGCTGCGTTGACGCTGCCGGGCCTGGCGTTTGCCGCAGAACCTGCGATGACGAAAGACGGGATGCTGGTGGATCACAAAGGCCTGACGCTCTACACCTTCGACAAGGACGCCGACGGCAAGTCTGCGTGCAAGGACCAGTGCGCGACCAACTGGCCGCCGCTGAAGGCGGAGTCTACGGATACCAAGGCTGGCGACTGGACAGTGATTACTCGCGACGATCAGACCAGTCAATGGGCCTACAAAGGCAAGCCGGTCTACACCTACAAGGATGACAAGAAAGCCGGTGACAAGACCGGGGATGGCAAGGGTGGGGCTTGGCATATCATCAAGCCTTGA